CAGCTGTCGGCCAAAATTGCCGATATTTTTGACCAGTATCTGGTGTACCGTCCGGAATGGATTCAGGCATGGGAATCCGGCGTGCTTGATCCGGAACTCACCGCGGAACATCCCTGGCAGCCGATCCTCTGGCAGGCACTGTACGATCATATTCTGTCGCAGGGACAGTCGCCGTATCACCGGGCCAATCTGTACGAACACTTCATTGAATCTCTGAACCATGCGGCTCAGTCCGGAACGGCTTTGCCGGACACGCTGCCCAAGCGACTGTTTGTGTTCGGGATTTCAGCCTTACCACCGCGCTATATGGATGCACTGGCCGCACTGGGTCAGCACATTGATGTCCATCTGATGTTCACGAATCCGTGTCGTCACTACTGGGGGGATGTCCGTGATCGCAAATATCTGGCACGCCTTGCAGCCAGACAGCGTCAGCAGGTGATCTGGCAGGATGAACACAGTGAACCGGTGGGCGATGTCGGGATGCTGAAGGGCTCGCTGGAACAGAATCTGGTGGACGAAAAGCATCAGGAAGCCGCGGTCGGAAACACGTTGCTGGCCTCGCTGGGGAAATTGGGACGCGATAATCTGTATCTGCTGTCTGAACTGGAAGCCTTTGAAGTCGATGCCTTTGTTGATATCCCGGCCGACAGCCTCCTGCATGCAATTCAGTCCGATATTCTGCAGCTTGAAGACCGGGTGAATGATCAGCTGCTGGCCGACAGTCAGCACAAGATGCCGCTGAGTGCCGACGATCGTTCACTGTCTGTGCATGTCTGCCACTCGCCGATGCGGGAGGTGGAAGTACTACATGACAATCTGCTGGCGATGCTGGATGCCAACTCCGAACTCTCGCCGCGTGACATCGTGGTGATGGTGGCGGATATCAATGCCTACAGCCCTTACATTCAGGCGGTCTTTGGCAATGCCCCGGCAGAGCGGTATCTGCCTTTTTCAATCTCTGACCGCAGTGCGGATCAGGAAAATCCGGTGTTGCTGGCGTTCCTGCGTCTGCTGGATCTGCCGAACAGCCGCTGTCATGCTTCTGAGCTGACGGAAATGCTGGAAGTACCCGCGATCATGAACCGGTATGGTCTGGATGCAGAACGGTTTCTTCAGGTGAAAGCCTGGATTGAAGAAGCAGGGATCCGCTGGGGACTGGATGGTGATACGGCCCGGGAGTTTGCTCTCCCGGATCAGAAACAGAATACCTGGCTGTTTGGCTTGCAGCGGATGCTGCTGGGCTACGCCATGCCACAGCAGGCCGGACTCTATCAGGGGATGCTGGCCTATGATGAAGTGCAGGGGATGGAGGCCGAGCTGGCTGGCCAGCTCAGCGTTTTTGTCGAACAACTGATTCATTATCGCAAGGTGCTGAATCAGCCTCATTCAGCCAGCGGTTGGTTTGCGGTGCTGAACCAGTTGCTGGACGATTTCTTTGTCGTGGATACGGAAGGAGAGCTGGTCCTTCGCCTGATCCGCGAGAAATTACAACAGCTGGAACAGCAGCTGAAAGATGCCGGTTACGGCGACCGGCTGACTCCGGCCATCATGCGTGACTACCTCAATGACAAGCTGGGTGGCGAACGGATCAGTCAGCGCTTTCTGGCCGGACAGATCAACTTCTGTACCCTGATGCCGATGCGTTCTATTCCGTTTCAGGTGGTCTGTCTGCTGGGAATGAACGACGGCGTCTACCCGCGTACCATTGCGCCGGAAGGTTTTGATCTCATGGTCGGCCGCCAGCGCGCCGGTGATCGCTCCCGCCGTGACGACGACAGATACCTGTTCCTTGAGGCTATGCTCTCGGCCCAGCAGCAGCTCTATATCAGTTATGTCGGCCGGTCGATTCAGGACAACAGCGAGCAAATGCCGTCAGTGCTGCTGAGTGAATTGCTGGAATATTGTCAGCAGGGATTCTGTCTGACCGGGGATGAAAGTCTGTCGCCGGACGATTCAGCCGCCCGGCTGCTTCAGCAATTGGTCCGCCACCACCCGCTGACGCCTTTCAGTCCGCAGGCATTTCTGGGAGCAACGCCGAGCTATGCAGCGGAGTGGCTTTCTGCGGCCCGCCGGGAACCGGTGATTCAGGACGAATTCCTGGACCAGCCGCTGGCTCCGGTCGCACTGGAGGCGCTGTCGGAATCGACCGGTACGTCTGCGGTGATGGAGCTGGCGGAGCTACAGCGTTTCTGGCGTCTGCCGACACAGTATTTTTTCAATCGTCGGCTGAAGGTGTACTTCAATGCAGCCGAAGGCGCTATGGCGGATGATGAGCCGTTTGCGCTGGATGGTTTACAGAGTTACCGGCTGCGCGAAAATCTGCTGATGACCCTGCTGGAAGCAAAAGAACAGTCGAAAGATCAGTCCGAGGCCCTGGCGCAGTTTCAGGCCCGGCAGCAGGCTGCGGGCAGTCTGCCGATTGGAGCATTCGGAGAACTGACGCTGGCGCAGGAAACACTGCAGATCCTGCCGCTGGCTGAGCAGATCTCATCTTTGCTGGCCACCCGGACTGAAGACCCGGAAATCGACCTGCCGCTTGAAACTGCTGTCGGCGGCATTCGCTTGCAGGGGTGGTTACGTCACCGCACCGCAGAAGGTCTGGTGCATTTCCGGCCGGGTAAGATCCGGGCTCAGGATATGCTTCAGGCCTGGATGGAACATCTGGCACTGGCCGCTCAGGAAACTCAGGCAGCGACTCATCTGCTGGGCATTGATACCCATCTCCGGCTGAAACCGGTTGATGCAGAGTATGCCCG
This DNA window, taken from Photobacterium sp. CCB-ST2H9, encodes the following:
- the recC gene encoding exodeoxyribonuclease V subunit gamma, which codes for MFTVYHSNQLDLLKSLLVELVRRDPLADPFIPEHILVQSPGMSQWLKLELAQSLGVAANIAFPLPATFIWDMFTKVLPDVPARSAFNKEAMTWSLMKVLPGLLEQPEFAPLKRYLAEDDDQQRRYQLSAKIADIFDQYLVYRPEWIQAWESGVLDPELTAEHPWQPILWQALYDHILSQGQSPYHRANLYEHFIESLNHAAQSGTALPDTLPKRLFVFGISALPPRYMDALAALGQHIDVHLMFTNPCRHYWGDVRDRKYLARLAARQRQQVIWQDEHSEPVGDVGMLKGSLEQNLVDEKHQEAAVGNTLLASLGKLGRDNLYLLSELEAFEVDAFVDIPADSLLHAIQSDILQLEDRVNDQLLADSQHKMPLSADDRSLSVHVCHSPMREVEVLHDNLLAMLDANSELSPRDIVVMVADINAYSPYIQAVFGNAPAERYLPFSISDRSADQENPVLLAFLRLLDLPNSRCHASELTEMLEVPAIMNRYGLDAERFLQVKAWIEEAGIRWGLDGDTAREFALPDQKQNTWLFGLQRMLLGYAMPQQAGLYQGMLAYDEVQGMEAELAGQLSVFVEQLIHYRKVLNQPHSASGWFAVLNQLLDDFFVVDTEGELVLRLIREKLQQLEQQLKDAGYGDRLTPAIMRDYLNDKLGGERISQRFLAGQINFCTLMPMRSIPFQVVCLLGMNDGVYPRTIAPEGFDLMVGRQRAGDRSRRDDDRYLFLEAMLSAQQQLYISYVGRSIQDNSEQMPSVLLSELLEYCQQGFCLTGDESLSPDDSAARLLQQLVRHHPLTPFSPQAFLGATPSYAAEWLSAARREPVIQDEFLDQPLAPVALEALSESTGTSAVMELAELQRFWRLPTQYFFNRRLKVYFNAAEGAMADDEPFALDGLQSYRLRENLLMTLLEAKEQSKDQSEALAQFQARQQAAGSLPIGAFGELTLAQETLQILPLAEQISSLLATRTEDPEIDLPLETAVGGIRLQGWLRHRTAEGLVHFRPGKIRAQDMLQAWMEHLALAAQETQAATHLLGIDTHLRLKPVDAEYARDQLTALIDGYLAGQSDPLPYFPRTVLSGLEALQDKSGNWLTDEDTLLKAQTKMAAVFQDSYLLRGEGSNVYIARVWPQWQDDLAADVMAWGERVLKPVLMHLEAVD